AAGGTATTGTACAGGGTGTTGGCTTTAGGCCATTTGTGTATCAGTTGGCGCATGCGCATGAGCTTTTGGGTTATGTCCTCAACAACTCTTTAGGCGTTGAGGTCGAAGTCGAGGGAACGCCTGAGGCTTTAGAAAAGTTTACCAGTGACCTATCGGCAAAACTGCCACCTTTAGCGCGAATTGACCGCATCACAAAAGAGGAGCAAGCGCTAAAAGCGTACCAAAGCTTTGAAATTCGAGCGAGCGATGAACAAGCACGCAAGCAAACTTTGATCTCTCCTGATATGTCGATTTGCGATGATTGTCTCCGTGAACTTCGAGATAAAAACAATTTCAGATATGATTATTTCTTTATCAATTGCACCAATTGTGGCCCGAGATACTCCATCATCAAAACCGTACCTTATGATCGGAAAAATACCTCCATGAGTACCTTTACAATGTGTCCGGTGTGCGAGCATGAATACAAAGACCCGATGAACCGCAGATACCATGCCCAGCCGATTAGCTGTCCTGATTGTGGGCCGGAACTTTTTTTAAAAGATATGCACGGTAATCTGTTGGCCAAAAATCATGATGCCCTCAATCAACTCACCACATTGATCAAAAAGGGGCATATCGTCGCCATGAAAGGCATGGGGGGATTTCATCTCATCTGTGATGCGACGCAAGATGCTACGGTTTTGAAACTGCGCCAGCGCAAAAGTCGTCCGAGCAAACCTTTTGCGGTGATGTTTCGCACCATCGAGGAGATTGAGAAGGCGTGTGAGATTAGCAAAGCGGAGCGCCAAGCCATCACTTCGCAACAGCGCCCCATCGTTTTGGTGAAAAAACGCACCCAAAGACTCAGCCCAAAAGTCGCACCAAATATCGATCGTTTGGGTGTATTTTTACCTTATACCCCTTTACATGTACTCCTTCTCGATAGGCTAGATTCTCCTTTGATTGCCACTAGTGCCAACCGATCGGGTGAGCCCATCGTGACGTGTGCAGAGGATCTTGTGGATTCTTTGGGCGAGGTGATTGATTATTATCTTGATTACAACCGTGACATTATCAATTCAAGCGATGATAGTGTCTTGCAGATGATTGGCGATAAACCGCTCATGATGCGCTCATCGAGAGGATTTACACCAACAAGTTTCAGATACCAATCTTCCGCCCTCCAAACACTCGCCCTTGGAGCACATCAGAAAAATGCCATCGCGCTTTATCTAAACAATCAAGTCATCTTCAGCCCATATATTGGCGATTTGGAGAGTGTCAAGAGTTGTGAAGCGTTTGAGCGTACTATCGCAGTGTTCAAAAGACTCTACAATTTTGAGCCGACTCAAATCATCTGTGATATGCACCCCAATTACTTTAGCACCCAATGGGCCAAAAAACAAAACTGTGAAGTGCACCAAGTCCAACATCACTATGCGCACATACTCGCGTGTATGTTTGAACACCAAATTGATCATGAAGTCTTAGGCGTGGCATGGGATGGCACGGGTTATGGAGATAATGGTACGATTTGGGGTGGAGAGTTTTTGCGCTGTGATCGCAGTGGATATGAGCGAGTAGCTCATTTTGAGCCATTTTGTCTCTTAGGTGGTGACAAAAGTGTCAAGGATATCAAAAGAGTCGCACTCTCTATGATTTTTGATGTAGCCCAGGATGAATCGCTCAGTGGATTTGAAGATTTTACGACCCTCTTTAATGCACAAGAAATCTCACTCCTGCGTCAAATGCATGAGAAAAAAATCAACGCTCCAAAATGCAGCTCAGTAGGGCGTATTTTTGATGCTGTTGCTGTTTTTAGCGGAGTTTGCTCTCGTGTGAGCTATGATGGGGAGAGTGGTTTGATTTTAGAGAGTCTTTATGATGAGACGATTCAAGGTGCTTATGAGTTTTATCTCGATGA
This genomic window from Sulfurospirillum sp. 1612 contains:
- the hypF gene encoding carbamoyltransferase HypF, which translates into the protein MMKKNYKYKIEGIVQGVGFRPFVYQLAHAHELLGYVLNNSLGVEVEVEGTPEALEKFTSDLSAKLPPLARIDRITKEEQALKAYQSFEIRASDEQARKQTLISPDMSICDDCLRELRDKNNFRYDYFFINCTNCGPRYSIIKTVPYDRKNTSMSTFTMCPVCEHEYKDPMNRRYHAQPISCPDCGPELFLKDMHGNLLAKNHDALNQLTTLIKKGHIVAMKGMGGFHLICDATQDATVLKLRQRKSRPSKPFAVMFRTIEEIEKACEISKAERQAITSQQRPIVLVKKRTQRLSPKVAPNIDRLGVFLPYTPLHVLLLDRLDSPLIATSANRSGEPIVTCAEDLVDSLGEVIDYYLDYNRDIINSSDDSVLQMIGDKPLMMRSSRGFTPTSFRYQSSALQTLALGAHQKNAIALYLNNQVIFSPYIGDLESVKSCEAFERTIAVFKRLYNFEPTQIICDMHPNYFSTQWAKKQNCEVHQVQHHYAHILACMFEHQIDHEVLGVAWDGTGYGDNGTIWGGEFLRCDRSGYERVAHFEPFCLLGGDKSVKDIKRVALSMIFDVAQDESLSGFEDFTTLFNAQEISLLRQMHEKKINAPKCSSVGRIFDAVAVFSGVCSRVSYDGESGLILESLYDETIQGAYEFYLDDGVIYYKHIFAQMLKDKDPKIIASKFINALVDVFFTVSNQYDLDIVLGGGVFQNRTLLEKISSRLTKKTLYFPHKLPINDSAIAIGQLYKVL